In Vicia villosa cultivar HV-30 ecotype Madison, WI linkage group LG7, Vvil1.0, whole genome shotgun sequence, the DNA window tcttttcaaacttctttctggGTTTTTCCCTCTGAAGCCTAGGACAtttattcttgtagtgtccaggttctttgcattcatagcacactaccttcttcttgccagatcttctgtgttcagaagattctcccaTTTCAAgtctcttgaagttcttgaaccttctctgcttgctcttccagagttgattcacccttctagataagagagacaattcatcttcttcttcttctgactatGACTGGTCAGATCcgtcttcttctgcctgaaaagcgttagcacaatttttatttttagattttaaagcaatagacttacctttcttttgaggttcgtttgcatctagctcaatctcatgactcctcatagcacttataagctcctcaatagatacttcattcaagttctttgcaatcttgaatggtGTAACCATTgatccccatcttctgggtagacttctgattatctttttaacatgatcagctttagtgtatcccttgtcaataactctcaatccagcagttagagtctgGAATctagagaacattgcttcaatattttcatcatcttccattctgaaagcttcatacttctggatgagagctagagcttttgtctccttgacttgtgcatttccttcatgagtcatcttcagagattcaaagatgtcatgagcagtttctctgtttgtgatcttctcatactcagcatatGAAAtggcatttaacaatatagttcttgCTTTATGGTGATTTTTGtactctttcttttgatcatcactcatagccTGTCTAGTGAGCTTGACTCCTTGAGTagatactggatgtttgtaaccatccaacactagatcccataaatcaccatcttggcatagaaagtaactttcaagtctatctttccaatattcaaaattctcaccatcaaagactggtggtctattgaatCCATTAAAGTTGTTACtcccattgttaccattgttgttctGCTCAGTAGGAGTTGAAACTGGATCAACCATTTTTGTATTTTtctcctgaatcttttgtctaacacagttaagtgtttgcacctaaaaccggcgctctgatgtcaattgaaggagtggaaaacacttagaaggggggattaaataagggttgtttctaaaaatggcagataaaaaaataatcacacagttattcttatcctggttcgttgttaactaaactactccagtccacccctgacagagtgatttacctcaactgaagatttaatccactaatcaaccttgattacaatggttttccacttagacaacttcttagtcttctagagtatacagatcacaactttatcactctaggaaattccttttacaaagatgtaaacaatattacaagaatttaatgtgcttcttaataagctataatcaccaagtgatttttctctcaagattaagttctaaacactcactaagatattacaatgttgTGAGGTTGGAGATGAAGTTCTTTTCTGTTTTTGTGTGATAGCGTTTTGGCAGCGTAATGGTACTTAGAGCGAGAGTTATTAGCTACTTCAGCATCAAAACTTCTttatataggcagtgagaaaTGTGATCGTTgagtagcatttaatgctttgcgtgaatagtacattgttgcatttaatatttcactcttttgtcaactacctcgagccatacttcaactgcttttgctgactttgccttttgtagcttctaacgttccttttgtcagtcagacagatttgacgttgtagccttttcatcttgtacttgcttctggactcagactattagaataacgtttgaatatcagagtcttcagcgttggtgcagatgcaacttcaatcatcaaactttgaaagtGCTTTGTAGTGTGATACCATCacatcttcagagccttgcttctgactgccatcttctgatgctttccagatcatgttctgattttctcaagaccatcttttgatgtcttccagaccatgttctgatgaagccatccagatcttttgggtcagagcttctgaatgctgattttgtgcatactcttttagacttttcctgaaatggaaaacgtgaatgattagagtaccacattgtcttatacaaaattcatatataatgttgtcATCAAAGCtagaaatattgatcaaaacatttcatgttctaacaaacTATTGGATGTTCATCTTTGGTGAGTTCAAGATTAGAtcaaatgaaaactttataactGCCAATGAGTCGCTTTCACCGTGGAATGGTTAGGCATATTGAGATGTCATTTAGGATAATTGTGTGAAGCCAGGTTAATTTAGATGGAGAAGAAATTTACTTATGATATATGAAAAGGATTATTAGAGATGAAACAACGGTTAACACATGATTGCGTAAGTAAGAATTTGTACGATATTTTAAGTTCAATCCTAGGATGATGAGCCATGTTGCAACTAGCGGAATTGAAAACATGGAGTACGAGGATATTCAAAGGTTGTAATAAGTATATGTTTCACTACTTATTTAAAATTTGGCAAAATATTCTTTTTGGTCtcgtatgttaacctcggggttcattttgttctcttaacttcaaaaagttcaATATTGGTCCCTTACATCTTCAAAAGGTactattttagtcctttttgtcatattagcgccTGGTTTAGCGACCGATTTTTAGTTTTTTCGTCGCTAATTAGACGAGAAGGACCAACATGGTACATTTCGAAGAGTTAAGGTATCAATATGAAATTTGTTGAAGTTAAGGGATCAAAATGAACCCCGAAATTAACATACAGGACTAAAAAAGGTATTTTTCCTTAAAATTAATAGCACTTGAAGAGTGTAAATCTTCTTGAATGCTTGAAGGGGTTAATTCAATGTTAAATTAGAGGTCCCCGACTGGTTAGTGTTTCGGGCCAGCAACATGACCCAACAAGACCGGCCCAACGCCAGATGCTCAATCTATGACACCCTCATAGAAGATTAGTGAACATGTGGACCCTAGTCTGAAAGCCACGTTTTAGATCTGAGCTACTTGCTCACCATCAACTATTGGATCCAATCTAGCAGTCTCCTGCACTTTGGGTCGTGCTAATCGGGAGCGGTTTTAACCGTTCACTATATATAAACTCGTCTACATGTTGTAACAGATACATTTTTATTCTTTTACAAATTTTCACATTTTTAACCTTACTGACTTGATCATTGAAGTGTCGGCCTTATAGATACACCATTGTTCCATCGTGTAAGAGATTAGTACATTTGCAACAAAGAGTCTTGCATCGACATGACGTCAATATTCTCCTCCACTATGGAATAGTTAGCCTTGATATTTATAAGTTCAACTAGATCGATTGGATAACTAAGTGCTACCTAGCTTATCAAACAATTGATTTCTAGCTTTCGAGTTGAATCAATTCACTCATGAACTTTAATTGAATTGAGttcaatttaaagaaaaaatttgtGATGAACCCAAATCAaacttaaaattaatataattctcATCTAATCAAACTAAACTAACTTGAACTCGTTTTCATCCTTTCCTCTAATTCAAGGTTATAAATAAAGGATTCTTATAGCAATATGAGCAGCGACAAAACAAtatcgattattaatatttttcccAAGGCCGGTCCCGAGTTTTTAGAGGtctttgacaaataaaaaaaattgacccCTAATAaagaattgattttttatttgtctctaaaattaaaaaaaaaaaaagcacaaaCACaagattaaaatataaatattacaataaataaatattaaaaataaattaaaatatgaatataAGGGTTATAATATAAaactattgaaaataaaatttgtttattttataattaaattttgagaAATGTTAATTATTAGAACCCATATAAACCAAACCGCTAAGCTGCAAACACCAAGTTGTTCATTAATTTCGCCAataagtatatattttatttttttattattataattttttaattacacCCCAAAATTAAGGCTCCCAATTTTctgaggccctgggctgtgggcctgttTGCACTGGCCCAGGGCCGACCCTGATTTTTCCGTTAACTTAGTAAAATATAATCACATCAAAACGCGGTTAGGAATACAACTGAATGTTAATGCAGACACAACTAACATCATTATGATAATGAAACAATTTCATTCGTAAAAATACACAGAAAATCATGTtgataaaaattatttcttttaattgtttaaataatattttaaagatatttgttaacattttaaaaagttaGACTTCAAACATTATGGTGTATTTGTTTCAAGACATAAAAAATTTCTAAGAATAAGTTACCTAAGAATAAAAATATGAAGATttaatttttcagttttttttttaaaaattgtgtgTGGCATATAATTTTATTATGTGAAATTTCATGAGGATGAACATTCCCATCTTCTCATGAAAATAATGTGAATTATGGAAGCCATTTCATTCCAAGACATTTTTATTTTtgggaataatttttttatacctTGGAACAAACATGGAATAACTATTTTCTATCCAAATATTCTCGATAATATAATTTCTAGACTTGAAACATATGTATGTGTTTAGTAGAAATTTAGATTTTTaggaataattataaaatttattttaatttaaaactacaaaaataataataaatgtgaGTGGTTATGAAAAATTATAATTGGTTAAATTTATTCCAATGAGAATGTTATATTTTCACTCTTTACATCttggaataaaaaaaatcatttataaaacttgaataaaatatgaGAATATTGTATTTGATAGCAATATTTCATAAATATGAGAATATGGAAAATAAGGTAAATATTGTATTTCATAAGTTGAACAAAAATCAGTTCATACCTATtgattattttaagaaaataataagaaaaaatatttaaaaaataaattgaaattttgtaCTACATTAGCTtcttttttaaaaggaaaaaaagtggCAAAATTGTTTTTTTGCATCTTACTTTTTCTTCTACTAGATATGTCTGTTTATTTATATACTAAATTTAATGGTCAAATATCTTAAGAATATTGATTAAAGATTTTTATATAGAGAAATTGTGTCAACTACACAAATAGAATATTTTGTCAAAgtgataattatattatttttaatataaagttTAATTCTTTGATTCTTAAGCAAAATTTTAAGTAAGTTTGTCAATACTATTTTCTCAAAATTAAAATTCtactataataaataaaaaaaggcaAGTATTGATTCAATAGTTGACCAAAACCCATTTCCTTGTAAGCCGTATTTGAGGGAAAAAGAAAGTgtactaaaatttaaaattatttgagtGTTTTGACTCTCCACCCAGGCGCAACTTCAATTTCAAACTCCGCGTTGAGCTCAGCAGCATTACATTACGCCCACTCCCTTCACATCACAACGTGATCGTTCACTAATAACCGCTCACGCGTTTTCCGTTACATCTCATCAATCCACCTTGCACTTTACGAACAAAACACCAACCACAAAATAACTAATCATTCATTATTATATACGCTATTCCAGAATAGTCCAATACCTACGCTACGCGTTATTCCTTCATATCAAACTCATCAAGTTACGACTATATCCTTTTATTCCTCTTTAAACTTTATCAAATCAGCATATAATATTTCACTTAATTGAAATCGTATTAAAATTCGAATAATGCATTGCGTGAAAGTTGAACAAATATCATTGAACTAAACATTTAACTAATAGTATAGTTCTAAATAGCCGTTATGATCCATGTTATACTGCAAATATTGATATTGAAATTTTCAATAAATGCGATGTTGTTTCAGAATCATTGAAAAGTTGAACTGCAATTCAGAACTATATGATCACAGATTTGCCATCATTTCATGGATAAATCAAATCATCAATGTTTAAACGGAAAATACTAATCTACTTCTACTGCATCTTCAACCTAAAATcctaaaaaataaatcaaaacgtAGAAAATATCATGAAAAATGTACAGAAGAAATGACTAAACCCTAACCGTTTGAAGAACCGAAATCCGAACCTAGCGAGCCATCATCTTCTTGAACTCTTCGAAGTTACAGTTTCCATCGCCATCAACATCAACGTTACTTATCATTCTCTGGCAATCACTGAGCGAACACTTCTCACCGAGTTTCGTCATAACAGAATGTAGTTCGCTAGCAGATATAACACCGTTTTTGTCAAGATCGTAAAGCTCGAAAGCGTCGCGAAGCTCATCGGAGTCGTCTTTTCCGGCGTCGGAGAAGTGAAAATCGGCAAACTCTTTGAGATCAATGTAACCGTCGCCGTTTTGATCGATTTCCTCCATCATGCGTTTCACTTCTTCGGAGGAAGTTTTGGAACCGAGCTTTGAGAGCATTTCCTTCAGCTCGGAGGAGGAGATTTTTCCGTCGCCGTTTTTGTCGAACTTGCTGAAGATTTTCTGCACTTCTTCGTCCATTGCAGAGAGAGAgggagaaaattgaagattctgtTGCTAGTTGCTAAACGACgcgttagggttttggatttgagGTGTGATTTATATAGCGCCGTTTAATTTTCACGCGTTTTCTGTTTTCACGCGTTGTTAGGAATAGGAAGTTGGAACGATAAAGAATGGGTGGAGAATGGTGGGGTTTTGATTGACTGCACTTGAGTGTACGGTAAGAATCGAAAGGTATGGTGATGTGACGTTTCAGTTTTAATGTACTATGACACGTGTCGAAACTGCACGTGATGAAGTGTATGAAAAGTTTGTTACACAGTTACGAACCAGACCGAACGGGTTTTGAACCGGAAAACGGCTAAATATTGAATTTTCAAATTAATatagtgatattttgatttaaatgcCAATTAAGAAAGAGAAATGCTGATTGTTACTAAGCATTAATTAACGAAACACAAGAATAACACTAAACACCCTCCATGTATCAGCAAAAAgtcaaaattatatattttggtAAGTTATTATTTGTCTATCGTGTGTTTCGTTTCGTACGATATAGCAgagttcataagcatatttttaaGTAAGTAAAAGAACAAATATATTCcaaaataaaaacttaattaagaaaatattaaaatttctttaTGATCTAGATTGCTATTAAATGATCCAAGACTTGGATCAAGATTCCTTTCCTCTCATCTTCGGAGTCAGATCCTCTGCCTCTACACtatctgatcgtacctgatcagaagagtcgtcaaggcctgctcggatgctgggtcttcgtgaagtgagaggggggtgtacctgcaaggtactccaatgccaaagtaagttgacgagcaaaggagcgcaagtactagctaagagtgagtaagaattgaatacctgaccctctaattaaagagggtatatatagcccccagcgctgggccatgatctcgctattgggttggatccccaagcccaactaggagactgccaggtttcctgagcggaaatatcggaggtgcgtgtatgccctctgtcctggttaaccgctccgaagttccagggagacgcggtctttcaagagccacgtggaatccgggttgttcggagggttgaatatgaaggaaccctgcgtggagcagagtcctcggcaacgaaggtgttTGCAGGGTCGTTAGTGCCGAGCATGTCGGGTGCCATATGCTCCG includes these proteins:
- the LOC131620925 gene encoding probable calcium-binding protein CML23 yields the protein MDEEVQKIFSKFDKNGDGKISSSELKEMLSKLGSKTSSEEVKRMMEEIDQNGDGYIDLKEFADFHFSDAGKDDSDELRDAFELYDLDKNGVISASELHSVMTKLGEKCSLSDCQRMISNVDVDGDGNCNFEEFKKMMAR